The DNA sequence GGGTGGCCAAAGGTATCGTTAATTGCTTTAAATTTATTAAGATCGCCAAGTACTAAGCCAACCATACTATGGTGTCTATTAGCATGATGCATGGCACGTTTTAGCTGTTCGTCAAAATATCGTCTATTACCTAAACCTGTTAAGGCATCTTGCATGGCAAGTTGCATGGCTTGATGATAAGCAATGGCATTTTTTAACGGGTAAAGTAAGCACTGATGCAATTGCTCTAGCACATTGAAGTTAGTCATACTTATTGGTGAGTTAACCCCATAAGTCAGTGTGCCGAGAAACTCTTGGTTAACTTTTAATTCAAACTGACGTTCTTGCTTGGCTTTTCTGCTACCTTTAAGGGTTTTACACAGGGTAGGACTCTTAAAGTATAGCCCGGCAAAGTCGAGGTATTTAGTGACTTCAATGGCAAAAATCTCTAACAGCTCATCTATATCTAGCGTTGTTTGTAATCGCT is a window from the Litorilituus sediminis genome containing:
- a CDS encoding GGDEF domain-containing protein; this encodes MQTLNILDNKFSRFNTLTTLSAESLTEDNYYRNKVINKRYTLSVLERLQTTLDIDELLEIFAIEVTKYLDFAGLYFKSPTLCKTLKGSRKAKQERQFELKVNQEFLGTLTYGVNSPISMTNFNVLEQLHQCLLYPLKNAIAYHQAMQLAMQDALTGLGNRRYFDEQLKRAMHHANRHHSMVGLVLGDLNKFKAINDTFGHPTGDKVLTEFANVLKASVRDSDSLFRFGGDEFAIIIENADDNALAIIESRIKQTLTDNPLLSKYKLTCSLGATFMSRADTEQSLFARADQSLYRKKMNMSQKLTVV